A genomic window from Pyxidicoccus trucidator includes:
- a CDS encoding cupin-like domain-containing protein — protein MSMEKSRLATEWQVWLAENLALGVGEEEARQTLVAAGVGEDLAREEVDRVKAHPYFQACQRLGRQYGRMESVMEVYGQLHRQSGQHLALEKREGLSAEEFFSRYYYGHRPVVLKGLMGDWPALGRWSLSYLAERAGDAEVEIMTGRNANPDHSPQAEKHRTPMRFRDYLKMVAAGGETNDYYMVPRNENWQRDGLAPLRDDVRAPAGIIHADLRPDMMTLLLGPAGTVTPLHHDNMNVLLAQVMGRKHVRLAPSFQRHLMYPRYGTFSHVDAASPDPERFPLYAEAAVVEAVLEPGELVFIPVGWWHWVHALDVSASVTFHHFQVPGGNTYLPEPG, from the coding sequence ATGAGCATGGAGAAATCCCGCCTCGCAACGGAGTGGCAGGTGTGGCTGGCGGAAAATCTGGCCCTGGGCGTGGGTGAGGAGGAGGCGCGCCAGACGCTGGTGGCGGCCGGAGTGGGCGAGGACCTGGCCCGGGAGGAGGTGGACCGGGTGAAGGCGCACCCCTACTTCCAGGCCTGCCAGCGGCTGGGGCGGCAATACGGACGCATGGAGTCCGTCATGGAAGTGTATGGCCAGCTCCACCGGCAGTCCGGCCAGCACCTGGCGCTGGAGAAGCGCGAGGGGCTGTCCGCCGAGGAGTTCTTCAGCCGCTACTACTACGGGCACCGCCCGGTGGTGCTGAAGGGGCTGATGGGGGACTGGCCCGCGCTGGGCCGCTGGTCCCTGTCGTACCTGGCCGAGCGCGCGGGGGACGCGGAGGTCGAAATCATGACCGGCCGCAACGCCAACCCGGACCACTCGCCCCAGGCGGAGAAGCACCGCACGCCCATGCGCTTCCGCGACTACCTGAAGATGGTCGCCGCCGGAGGTGAGACGAACGACTACTACATGGTGCCGCGCAACGAGAACTGGCAGCGCGACGGCCTCGCCCCGCTCCGTGACGACGTGCGCGCGCCCGCCGGCATCATCCACGCCGACTTGCGCCCGGACATGATGACGCTGCTGCTGGGCCCCGCCGGCACCGTCACCCCGCTGCACCACGACAACATGAACGTGCTGCTGGCGCAGGTGATGGGGCGCAAGCACGTGCGCCTGGCGCCCTCCTTCCAGCGGCACCTCATGTACCCGCGCTACGGCACCTTCAGCCACGTGGACGCGGCGAGCCCGGACCCGGAGCGCTTCCCCCTCTACGCCGAGGCGGCCGTGGTGGAGGCGGTGCTGGAGCCCGGGGAGCTCGTCTTCATCCCCGTGGGCTGGTGGCACTGGGTGCACGCGCTGGACGTGAGCGCGTCCGTCACGTTCCACCACTTCCAGGTGCCCGGGGGGAACACGTACCTCCCCGAGCCCGGCTGA
- a CDS encoding CHAT domain-containing protein — MLKPAYDKVLVLALATPVLVLTFMLARSPAKGDGGGVTAQFWAERRAAARIEARLTHPEADKHRPRTSSGGCPIPPEPIPLRDLARLEEAGDWGGIAAAYALQGEWNQAASFLERMPPSSNRDSDLAAVHLARGAHEQALRLLDAVLASHPKHPQALWNRALVLQEMGLAMKAAETYELVASLNEQGWGREAHAHALTLRDETLERARRWKGAREATLALVDNPQAPLPLEEARQHPGVVRQNFYDVVRSAPSKERALALLPLAQELDRLQGGNALNDYVRRVAARDFARRAPLAKGYSELVRGKLSELDRVQQQSRTAGEGDLFLGTLLLAKATHGPNLEEAKAEVGRQQDPWLHLIIERELARKEVADGTWWKAEQRIFSALQRCREGAFSARCVDLELRLTMLYIDLQRLTEAEQHARTAWTWARQLREWSLEFTALETLVHAARSRNDFASARAYVEEWSARGGRNDDCYWSRVNLAHIYYLDSKLEASRRELDAAASCQGAKLDLMFAATLAELARTRPGPQDAELLKRSLAGLSKSIYVMPGDISYARYIEGRYLLEQDRAKGEELLKSTIAETKRLPRSDMQAREAWALSNSTLITEAGRAGDFQKALALMVEQLDTPAPKSCSMGLSVHGERTVIVVQGPGGEVRGHYDADRQESFARMSSARLIPDTLRQVLKGCAQVDVFAWPPVLGRTDLFPSEIAWSFRLGRGARAQATAAPQQRLVVSSVEAPQLLQLPRLPAWTPPPDTGTTPMQVLTGSEATPSRVLASMKAATEIEIHAHGLVDPTISDSSLVVLSPEGDGRYALTADAVREQKLSGAPLVFLAACSAGRMTSSAAYEPFSLPAAFIDAGARAVLASTVDIPDAAGRFFDGVRQRIRGGAKPAVALRDERQKWLTRDARASWTRHILLIETGD; from the coding sequence CGCTCCCCGGCCAAGGGGGATGGCGGCGGCGTGACGGCCCAGTTCTGGGCGGAGCGGCGGGCGGCGGCGCGAATCGAAGCCCGACTCACCCACCCCGAGGCGGACAAGCACCGGCCGCGCACGTCGTCCGGCGGCTGCCCCATTCCTCCCGAGCCCATTCCGCTGCGCGACCTGGCCCGGCTGGAGGAAGCGGGAGACTGGGGCGGCATCGCCGCCGCCTATGCCCTGCAGGGCGAGTGGAATCAGGCGGCCTCCTTCCTGGAGCGCATGCCTCCCTCCTCCAACCGCGACAGCGACCTGGCCGCGGTGCACCTGGCGCGGGGTGCCCATGAGCAGGCCCTGAGGCTGCTGGACGCGGTGCTGGCCTCCCACCCGAAGCACCCGCAGGCGCTGTGGAACCGCGCGCTGGTGCTCCAGGAGATGGGGCTCGCGATGAAGGCGGCGGAGACCTACGAGCTGGTGGCCTCGCTGAACGAGCAGGGGTGGGGACGCGAGGCGCATGCCCATGCGCTCACCCTGCGCGACGAGACGCTGGAGCGGGCCCGCCGCTGGAAGGGCGCGCGCGAGGCCACCCTGGCGCTGGTGGACAACCCCCAGGCCCCGCTGCCGCTGGAGGAGGCCCGGCAGCACCCCGGCGTCGTCCGGCAGAACTTCTATGACGTGGTGCGCTCGGCCCCGTCCAAGGAGCGCGCGCTGGCGCTGCTCCCGCTGGCGCAGGAGTTGGACCGGCTCCAGGGCGGCAACGCGCTGAATGACTACGTGCGGCGCGTGGCGGCGCGGGACTTCGCCCGCCGGGCGCCCCTGGCGAAGGGCTACTCCGAGCTGGTGCGCGGCAAGCTGTCCGAGCTGGACCGGGTGCAGCAGCAGTCCCGCACGGCGGGCGAGGGCGACCTCTTCCTGGGCACGCTGCTGCTGGCCAAGGCCACGCACGGCCCCAACCTGGAGGAGGCGAAGGCGGAGGTGGGGCGCCAGCAGGACCCGTGGCTGCACCTCATCATCGAGCGCGAGCTGGCCCGCAAGGAGGTGGCGGACGGCACGTGGTGGAAGGCCGAGCAGCGCATCTTCTCCGCGCTCCAGCGCTGCCGCGAGGGCGCCTTCTCCGCGCGCTGCGTGGACCTGGAGCTGCGCCTGACGATGCTCTACATCGACCTGCAGCGGCTCACCGAGGCGGAGCAGCACGCCCGCACCGCGTGGACGTGGGCGCGCCAGCTGCGGGAGTGGAGCCTGGAGTTCACCGCGCTGGAGACGCTGGTGCACGCCGCGCGCTCGCGCAACGACTTCGCCAGCGCCCGGGCCTATGTGGAGGAGTGGTCCGCGCGCGGCGGGCGCAACGACGACTGCTACTGGTCCCGCGTCAACCTGGCCCACATCTACTATCTGGACTCCAAGCTGGAGGCCTCGCGCCGGGAGCTGGACGCGGCGGCCTCGTGCCAGGGCGCGAAGCTGGACCTGATGTTCGCGGCGACGCTCGCGGAGCTGGCGCGCACGCGCCCCGGCCCCCAGGACGCGGAGCTGCTGAAGCGCTCGCTGGCCGGGCTGAGCAAGAGCATCTACGTCATGCCCGGGGACATCTCCTACGCGCGCTACATCGAAGGCCGGTACCTGCTGGAGCAGGACCGCGCGAAGGGCGAGGAGCTGCTGAAGAGCACCATCGCCGAGACGAAGCGGCTGCCCCGGAGCGACATGCAGGCGCGCGAGGCCTGGGCGCTGAGCAACTCCACGCTCATCACCGAGGCGGGCCGCGCGGGGGACTTCCAGAAGGCGCTGGCGCTGATGGTGGAGCAGCTCGACACGCCCGCTCCCAAGAGCTGCTCCATGGGGCTGTCGGTGCACGGGGAGCGCACCGTCATCGTCGTACAGGGGCCAGGGGGCGAGGTGCGCGGGCACTACGACGCGGACCGCCAGGAGAGCTTCGCGCGGATGAGCTCGGCGCGCCTGATTCCGGACACCCTGCGGCAGGTGCTCAAGGGCTGCGCGCAGGTGGACGTGTTCGCCTGGCCTCCGGTGCTGGGGCGCACGGACCTGTTCCCCTCGGAGATTGCCTGGAGCTTCCGCCTGGGCCGGGGCGCCCGGGCGCAGGCGACGGCGGCGCCGCAGCAGCGGCTGGTCGTCTCCAGCGTGGAGGCGCCGCAGCTCCTCCAGCTCCCCCGGCTGCCGGCCTGGACGCCGCCGCCGGACACGGGGACCACGCCCATGCAGGTGCTGACGGGCTCGGAGGCCACGCCCTCGCGCGTGCTGGCCAGCATGAAGGCCGCCACGGAAATCGAGATTCACGCCCACGGGCTGGTGGACCCCACCATCTCCGACTCGTCGCTGGTGGTGCTCTCTCCGGAGGGCGACGGCCGCTACGCCCTCACCGCGGACGCGGTGCGCGAGCAGAAGCTGTCCGGCGCGCCCCTCGTGTTCCTGGCGGCGTGCAGCGCGGGCCGGATGACGTCGTCCGCCGCCTACGAGCCCTTCAGCCTGCCGGCGGCCTTCATCGACGCGGGCGCGCGGGCGGTGCTGGCCTCCACCGTGGACATCCCCGACGCGGCCGGCCGCTTCTTCGACGGCGTCCGCCAGCGCATCCGCGGGGGCGCGAAGCCCGCGGTGGCCCTGCGCGACGAGCGCCAGAAGTGGCTGACGCGCGACGCCCGGGCGAGCTGGACGCGGCACATCCTGCTCATCGAGACGGGGGACTGA
- a CDS encoding RNA polymerase sigma factor yields MANLFNRERRRFEAFIRQHRPGLLGLARRLCARSSLEPEDLVQETFERAMPEFDHLKDRTDSAAAAWLCTTMTNRFLDYCRRQRTETRGLPHLALVQDAVLSPEGSQENWELVNNDEFQKAIERLKPHLRDAYRLHAEGKRYTAIAEHFNVPVGTVGSWLTLARRDLKELLLPQVAVAREQGATSS; encoded by the coding sequence ATGGCAAACCTCTTCAACCGGGAGCGGAGGCGCTTCGAAGCGTTCATCCGCCAGCATCGTCCTGGCCTTCTGGGCCTGGCACGCCGGTTGTGCGCGCGCTCGAGCCTGGAGCCGGAAGACCTGGTCCAGGAGACCTTCGAGCGGGCGATGCCAGAGTTCGACCATCTGAAGGACAGGACGGACTCGGCGGCGGCGGCCTGGCTCTGCACCACCATGACGAATCGCTTCCTGGACTACTGCCGCCGACAGCGGACGGAGACCCGGGGGCTGCCCCACCTGGCGCTGGTTCAGGACGCGGTGTTGTCACCGGAGGGCTCCCAGGAGAACTGGGAGCTGGTGAACAACGACGAGTTCCAGAAGGCCATCGAGCGGCTGAAGCCGCACCTGCGTGACGCCTACCGGCTGCACGCGGAGGGCAAGCGCTACACGGCCATCGCCGAGCATTTCAACGTTCCCGTAGGCACGGTGGGCAGCTGGCTCACCCTGGCGCGCAGGGACCTGAAGGAACTGCTGCTGCCCCAGGTGGCGGTAGCCCGGGAGCAGGGGGCAACGAGCTCATGA